From Streptomyces sp. TLI_053, a single genomic window includes:
- a CDS encoding ATP-binding protein, with translation MKRRMINSLLGVVLVVVVVFCVPLAVVEKRTIVSSAQDRVDAAAVRVLALVENRLAANEPVTGDKFANQVSEGQYVEVDIPGRAIVSSGQRPDGDHVLKAVERGASGETVTVEQSREAVDHEIANMLLLLGVVALLAVQAAVALAVWQAKRLAQPLTDLAETAERLGSGDPRPRDRRYGVPELDRVAEVLDVSAERIARMLTAERRLAADASHQLRTPLTALSMRLEEITALAEDPDTVKEEATIALQQVERLTDVVQRLLTTQRDPRSPTAVAFDVDDVVKQQVEEWGPSLRGTGRVLQVEGLRGVTAVGTPGTVAQVLATLIENSLMHGAGTVTLRVRPSGTSVVVEVQDEGPGVPPELGNRVFERAVSGRNSTGIGLAVARDLAEADGGRLELLSLRPAVFALFLGRSRREV, from the coding sequence GTGAAACGCCGAATGATCAACTCGCTGCTGGGCGTCGTCCTGGTGGTCGTCGTGGTGTTCTGCGTCCCGCTGGCGGTGGTGGAGAAGCGCACCATCGTCAGCTCCGCCCAGGACCGGGTGGACGCCGCCGCCGTCCGGGTGCTCGCCCTGGTGGAGAACCGGCTCGCCGCCAACGAGCCGGTCACCGGCGACAAGTTCGCCAACCAGGTCTCCGAGGGCCAGTACGTCGAGGTGGACATCCCCGGCCGGGCGATCGTCTCCAGCGGGCAGCGGCCCGACGGCGACCACGTGCTCAAGGCGGTCGAACGCGGCGCCAGCGGCGAGACCGTCACCGTCGAGCAGTCCCGCGAGGCGGTCGACCACGAGATCGCCAACATGCTGCTGCTGCTCGGCGTGGTCGCGCTGCTCGCCGTGCAGGCCGCCGTCGCCCTCGCCGTCTGGCAGGCCAAGCGGCTCGCCCAGCCGCTCACCGACCTCGCCGAGACCGCCGAGCGGCTCGGCTCCGGCGACCCGCGCCCGCGCGACCGCCGCTACGGCGTGCCCGAGCTCGACCGGGTCGCCGAGGTGCTCGACGTCAGCGCCGAACGGATCGCCCGGATGCTCACCGCCGAGCGCCGGCTCGCCGCCGACGCCTCGCACCAGCTGCGCACCCCGCTCACCGCGCTCTCCATGCGGCTGGAGGAGATCACCGCGCTGGCCGAGGACCCGGACACGGTCAAGGAGGAGGCCACCATCGCCCTCCAGCAGGTCGAGCGGCTCACCGACGTCGTCCAGCGGCTGCTGACCACCCAGCGCGACCCGCGCAGCCCCACCGCCGTCGCCTTCGACGTCGACGACGTGGTCAAGCAGCAGGTCGAGGAGTGGGGGCCGTCGCTGCGCGGCACCGGGCGGGTGCTCCAGGTCGAGGGACTGCGCGGGGTCACCGCCGTCGGCACCCCCGGCACGGTCGCCCAGGTGCTGGCCACCCTGATCGAGAACTCGCTGATGCACGGCGCCGGCACGGTCACCCTGCGGGTCCGGCCGTCCGGGACGTCCGTGGTGGTCGAGGTGCAGGACGAGGGCCCCGGCGTTCCGCCCGAGCTGGGCAACCGGGTGTTCGAGCGCGCGGTCAGCGGCCGCAACTCGACCGGCATCGGGCTGGCCGTCGCCCGCGACCTCGCGGAGGCGGACGGCGGGCGGCTGGAGCTGCTCTCGCTGCGGCCGGCGGTGTTCGCGCTCTTCCTCGGCCGCAGCCGGCGCGAGGTCTGA
- a CDS encoding oligopeptide:H+ symporter, with translation MASTTLEPGVQSASPSGKTFLGHPRGLATLFMSEMWERFSYYGMRALLVLYMTASVTDGGLGMKFAVASAVYSVYTAMVYLLALPGGWIADRFLGARKTVALGGTIIMIGHFLLALPVSVSFFGGLALIAIGSGLLKANISTMVGHLYDGPNDPRRDGGFTVFYMGINLGAFAAPLVIGTIGQKVDWHLGFALAGVGMALGLGQFLLGTRHLSAKSDVVTSPISAAEKSAIFKKAALWLAAAVVFYAVVALTGHFTINWAIWPLSIAGLAIPVFVFAKVKRDKDLDETEQSRMSGYIWFFVAAAVFWMIYDQSGSTLNIFAQDNTSSTLFGFDFPSSWFQSLNPLYIMALAPVFAWIWVALSHRSKNPSTTAKFSFGLLMIGASFIVMMLAMAAASGDTKVTPLWLASVYLIQTVGELTLSPVGLSVTTKLAPTKYASQMMGVWFLAVTAGDCVAAIFQLVLGDDVVGSTWYFAVQGAMAILAGAALYMYRRKVVRLMGDVH, from the coding sequence ATGGCGTCTACGACCCTGGAGCCCGGCGTACAGTCGGCCTCTCCCAGCGGCAAGACCTTCCTCGGGCACCCCCGGGGCCTCGCCACGCTCTTCATGAGCGAGATGTGGGAACGCTTCAGCTACTACGGCATGCGTGCCCTGCTGGTGCTCTACATGACCGCCTCCGTCACCGACGGCGGCCTCGGCATGAAGTTCGCCGTCGCGAGCGCCGTCTACAGCGTCTACACGGCGATGGTCTACCTGCTGGCCCTCCCGGGCGGCTGGATCGCCGACCGCTTCCTCGGCGCCCGGAAGACCGTCGCCCTCGGCGGCACGATCATCATGATCGGGCACTTCCTGCTGGCCCTGCCGGTCAGCGTGTCGTTCTTCGGCGGCCTCGCGCTGATCGCGATCGGCTCGGGCCTGCTCAAGGCGAACATCTCGACGATGGTCGGCCACCTCTACGACGGGCCCAACGACCCGCGCCGGGACGGCGGCTTCACCGTCTTCTACATGGGCATCAACCTCGGTGCCTTCGCCGCCCCGCTGGTCATCGGCACCATCGGCCAGAAGGTCGACTGGCACCTGGGCTTCGCCCTCGCCGGCGTCGGCATGGCCCTGGGCCTCGGCCAGTTCCTGCTCGGCACCCGCCACCTCAGCGCCAAGAGCGACGTGGTGACCTCGCCGATCTCGGCCGCCGAGAAGAGCGCGATCTTCAAGAAGGCCGCCCTGTGGCTCGCCGCCGCGGTCGTCTTCTACGCGGTCGTCGCGCTGACCGGCCACTTCACCATCAACTGGGCGATCTGGCCGCTGTCCATCGCGGGCCTCGCGATCCCGGTCTTCGTCTTCGCCAAGGTGAAGCGCGACAAGGACCTCGACGAGACCGAGCAGTCCCGGATGAGCGGCTACATCTGGTTCTTCGTCGCCGCCGCCGTGTTCTGGATGATCTACGACCAGTCCGGCTCGACGCTGAACATCTTCGCGCAGGACAACACCTCGTCCACGCTGTTCGGCTTCGACTTCCCGTCCAGCTGGTTCCAGTCGCTCAACCCGCTGTACATCATGGCCCTGGCCCCGGTCTTCGCCTGGATCTGGGTGGCGCTCTCGCACCGCTCCAAGAACCCCAGCACCACCGCGAAGTTCTCCTTCGGCCTGCTGATGATCGGCGCCTCGTTCATCGTCATGATGCTGGCGATGGCCGCCGCCTCCGGCGACACCAAGGTCACGCCGCTCTGGCTGGCCTCGGTCTACCTGATCCAGACCGTCGGCGAGCTGACCCTCTCCCCGGTCGGCCTGTCCGTCACCACCAAGCTGGCACCGACCAAGTACGCCAGCCAGATGATGGGCGTGTGGTTCCTCGCGGTCACCGCGGGCGACTGCGTCGCCGCCATCTTCCAGCTCGTCCTCGGTGACGACGTGGTCGGCTCCACCTGGTACTTCGCGGTCCAGGGCGCCATGGCGATCCTCGCCGGCGCGGCGCTGTACATGTACCGCCGCAAGGTCGTGCGGCTGATGGGCGACGTCCACTGA
- a CDS encoding formimidoylglutamate deiminase, producing MSVNRADGTPTTYWARHAWLPHANGPVVEPDVLITTGPGGKIARVQPDSGPCPPGAVRLEGLLLPGQANAHSHAFHRALRGHVQVGSGTFWTWRDTMYRFAGALDPDRYLALATAAYAEMALAGITAVGEFHYLHHAPGGVRYDDPNAMGEALIEAAARAGIRITLLDTCYLSSGFGTEPTRPQLRFSDGDADAWAERADLLKAREHARIGAAIHSVRAVPAEQLGTVADWASSRRAPLHVHLSEQTAENDACLAAHGVTPTRLLADGGALGPRTSVVHATHLTEDDIALLTGSSTTVCMCPTTERDLADGIGPARQLASGGCPITLGSDSHAVIDPFEEARALELDERLRTRTRGHWTANALLRAGAEDGHASLGWPEAGRIEAGALADFTVIALDSVRTAGPAPRLGAEIAVFAASAADVRHVVVGGRHVVRDGTHTLVPDVPGALRSSIAALGC from the coding sequence GTGTCAGTGAACCGTGCCGACGGCACGCCGACCACCTACTGGGCGCGGCACGCCTGGCTGCCGCACGCCAACGGGCCGGTGGTCGAGCCGGACGTGCTGATCACCACCGGGCCCGGCGGCAAGATCGCCCGGGTGCAGCCGGACAGCGGGCCCTGCCCGCCCGGCGCGGTCCGGCTGGAGGGCCTGCTGCTGCCGGGGCAGGCGAACGCGCACTCGCACGCCTTCCACCGGGCGCTGCGCGGCCACGTCCAGGTCGGCTCCGGCACCTTCTGGACCTGGCGCGACACCATGTACCGGTTCGCCGGCGCGCTCGACCCGGACCGCTACCTGGCGCTCGCCACCGCGGCCTACGCGGAGATGGCGCTCGCCGGGATCACCGCCGTCGGCGAGTTCCACTATCTGCACCACGCGCCCGGCGGCGTCCGGTACGACGATCCCAACGCGATGGGCGAGGCGCTGATCGAGGCCGCCGCCCGGGCCGGCATCCGGATCACCCTGCTCGACACCTGCTACCTGTCGTCCGGCTTCGGCACCGAGCCGACCAGGCCGCAGCTGCGCTTCAGCGACGGCGACGCCGACGCCTGGGCCGAGCGGGCCGACCTGCTGAAGGCCCGCGAGCACGCCCGGATCGGCGCCGCGATCCACTCGGTGCGCGCCGTGCCCGCCGAGCAGCTCGGCACCGTCGCCGACTGGGCGTCCTCCCGCCGGGCGCCGCTGCACGTCCACCTGTCCGAGCAGACCGCCGAGAACGACGCCTGCCTCGCCGCGCACGGTGTCACCCCGACCCGGCTGCTCGCCGACGGCGGCGCGCTCGGCCCGCGCACCTCGGTCGTGCACGCCACCCACCTCACCGAGGACGACATCGCCCTGCTGACCGGCTCCTCCACGACCGTCTGCATGTGCCCCACCACCGAGCGGGACCTCGCGGACGGCATCGGCCCGGCCCGGCAGCTGGCCTCCGGGGGGTGCCCGATCACCCTCGGCAGCGACAGCCACGCCGTGATCGACCCGTTCGAGGAGGCCCGGGCGCTGGAGCTGGACGAGCGGCTGCGCACCCGCACCCGCGGCCACTGGACGGCGAACGCGCTGCTCCGGGCCGGTGCGGAGGACGGCCACGCCTCGCTCGGCTGGCCGGAGGCGGGGCGGATCGAGGCCGGCGCGCTGGCCGACTTCACCGTGATCGCCCTGGACTCGGTGCGCACCGCGGGTCCGGCGCCCCGGCTGGGCGCGGAGATCGCGGTGTTCGCGGCCTCCGCGGCGGACGTCCGGCACGTGGTGGTCGGCGGCCGGCACGTGGTCAGGGACGGCACGCACACCCTGGTGCCGGACGTGCCGGGTGCGCTGCGGTCCTCGATCGCGGCGCTCGGCTGCTGA
- a CDS encoding allantoate amidohydrolase — MWAELLPVGRSAASGGYRRFAWNSADAECRAWFEQQARDRGLHYELDRNGNQWAWLGDPAGEGAVVTGSHLDSVPDGGAFDGPLGVVSSFAALDELRARGAGLTRPLAIVNFGDEEGARFGVACIGSRLTAGVLAKEQAYELRDADGVRLPDAMERAGQDPTAIGADGDRLARIGAFVELHVEQGRCLTEEHPVGVASAIWPHGRWRFDFRGEANHAGTTRIEDRRDPMLTYANTVLAARKKAKLAGALATFGKVAVEPNGTNAIASLVRGWLDSRAADEATLTALVEEIGRAAAERGERDGVEVGLTRESYTPVVDFDGPLRDRLAARLGGVPVLPTGAGHDAGILASAVPTAMLFVRNPSGVSHSPAEHAEPADCLAGVAALADVLEDLACQ; from the coding sequence ATGTGGGCGGAGCTGCTCCCCGTGGGCCGCTCCGCCGCGTCCGGCGGCTACCGCCGCTTCGCCTGGAACAGCGCCGACGCCGAGTGCCGGGCCTGGTTCGAGCAGCAGGCCCGCGACCGCGGCCTGCACTACGAGCTGGACCGCAACGGCAACCAGTGGGCCTGGCTCGGCGACCCGGCCGGCGAGGGCGCGGTGGTCACCGGCTCGCACCTGGACTCCGTCCCGGACGGCGGCGCCTTCGACGGCCCGCTCGGTGTGGTCTCCTCCTTCGCGGCGCTCGACGAGCTGCGCGCCCGGGGGGCGGGGCTCACCCGCCCGCTGGCGATCGTCAACTTCGGCGACGAGGAGGGCGCCCGGTTCGGGGTGGCCTGCATCGGCTCCCGGCTCACCGCCGGGGTGCTCGCCAAGGAGCAGGCGTACGAGCTGCGCGACGCCGACGGCGTCCGGCTGCCCGACGCGATGGAGCGGGCCGGCCAGGACCCGACCGCGATCGGCGCCGACGGCGACCGGCTGGCCCGGATCGGCGCCTTCGTCGAACTCCACGTCGAGCAGGGCCGCTGCCTGACCGAGGAGCACCCGGTCGGGGTGGCCAGCGCGATCTGGCCGCACGGCCGCTGGCGGTTCGACTTCCGCGGCGAGGCCAACCACGCCGGCACCACCCGGATCGAGGACCGCCGCGACCCGATGCTGACCTACGCCAACACCGTGCTCGCCGCGCGGAAGAAGGCGAAGCTCGCGGGCGCGCTGGCCACCTTCGGCAAGGTCGCCGTGGAGCCCAACGGCACCAACGCCATCGCCTCGCTGGTGCGCGGCTGGCTGGACTCCAGGGCGGCCGACGAGGCCACCCTCACCGCGCTGGTCGAGGAGATCGGCCGGGCCGCCGCCGAGCGCGGCGAGCGCGACGGGGTCGAGGTCGGGCTGACCCGCGAGTCCTACACCCCGGTGGTGGACTTCGACGGCCCGCTGCGCGACCGCCTCGCGGCCCGCCTGGGCGGCGTCCCCGTGCTGCCCACCGGCGCGGGACACGACGCCGGGATCCTCGCTTCGGCGGTCCCGACCGCCATGCTTTTCGTGCGCAACCCGAGCGGCGTCTCGCACTCCCCGGCGGAGCACGCCGAGCCGGCCGACTGCCTGGCCGGCGTCGCCGCCCTCGCCGACGTACTGGAGGACCTGGCGTGTCAGTGA
- a CDS encoding GtrA family protein, whose amino-acid sequence MATTTVSDLAQKLRGIKGEVVKFGIVGLSGVIVNAGVFWVCLKATGPINSLSGWIATSVAIGTNYLGYRYWLYRDRDTASRKREITLFLIFSGIGMLIENGINGFSVHVLGYDSATSQLIAKNVIGLTAGTVFRFFSYRTWVFKALPELPAEPAAEQPTVQDAPAAAVVAQAELVLAAERTRLAKAE is encoded by the coding sequence ATGGCGACGACCACGGTGTCGGACCTGGCGCAGAAGCTGCGCGGGATCAAGGGCGAGGTCGTGAAGTTCGGCATCGTCGGCCTGAGCGGCGTGATCGTCAATGCCGGTGTCTTCTGGGTCTGCCTGAAGGCGACCGGTCCGATCAACTCCCTCTCGGGCTGGATCGCCACCTCGGTCGCGATCGGCACCAACTACCTCGGCTACCGCTACTGGCTCTACCGCGACCGGGACACGGCCTCGCGCAAGCGCGAGATCACCCTCTTCCTGATCTTCAGCGGTATCGGCATGCTGATCGAGAACGGCATCAACGGCTTCTCGGTGCACGTCCTCGGCTACGACTCGGCCACCAGCCAGCTGATCGCCAAGAACGTCATCGGTCTGACCGCCGGAACGGTCTTCCGGTTCTTCTCCTACCGGACGTGGGTCTTCAAGGCACTGCCGGAACTCCCCGCAGAGCCCGCGGCCGAGCAGCCGACCGTCCAGGACGCCCCGGCCGCCGCGGTGGTCGCCCAGGCCGAGCTGGTGCTGGCCGCCGAGCGCACCCGGCTCGCCAAGGCCGAGTAG
- the hutI gene encoding imidazolonepropionase translates to MPSTLITGIGTLVTNDPAHGTGPLGALTDAAVVIDGGTVAWVGPAAEAPAADEVFDAAGRALLPGWVDSHAHLVFAGDRTAEFNARMSGQSYSAGGIRTTVAATRAAADAELDANLARLVREALRQGTTLVECKSGYGLTVEDESRALRIASSYTPETTYLGAHVVAPEFADDPAGYVELVTGPMLDACAPYARWVDVFCEKGAFDGDQARAILTAGIGRGLVPRVHANQLTHGPGVQLAVELGAASADHCTHLTDEDVAALAGSSTVATLLPGAEFSTRAVYPDARRLLDAGAVVALSTDCNPGSSFTSSMAFCIAVAVREMGMTPDEAVWAATAGGARALRRTDVGVVRVGARADLQLLDAPSPVHLAYRPGVPLTAAVWRAGVREV, encoded by the coding sequence ATGCCGAGCACCCTGATCACCGGGATCGGCACCCTGGTCACCAACGACCCCGCGCACGGGACCGGGCCGCTCGGCGCGCTCACCGACGCGGCCGTGGTGATCGACGGCGGCACCGTCGCCTGGGTCGGCCCGGCGGCCGAAGCCCCGGCCGCCGACGAGGTGTTCGACGCGGCGGGCCGCGCCCTGCTGCCCGGCTGGGTGGACTCGCACGCCCACCTGGTCTTCGCCGGCGACCGCACCGCCGAGTTCAACGCCCGGATGTCCGGGCAGTCCTACTCGGCCGGCGGCATCCGCACCACGGTGGCCGCCACCCGGGCCGCCGCCGACGCCGAGCTCGACGCCAACCTGGCCCGGCTGGTGCGGGAGGCGCTGCGTCAGGGCACCACGCTGGTCGAGTGCAAGTCCGGGTACGGGCTCACGGTGGAGGACGAGTCGCGGGCGCTGCGGATCGCCTCCTCGTACACGCCGGAGACCACCTATCTGGGCGCGCACGTGGTCGCCCCGGAGTTCGCCGACGACCCGGCGGGCTACGTCGAGCTGGTCACCGGCCCGATGCTGGACGCCTGCGCGCCGTACGCCCGCTGGGTGGACGTGTTCTGCGAGAAGGGTGCCTTCGACGGCGACCAGGCCCGGGCGATCCTCACCGCGGGGATCGGGCGCGGGCTGGTCCCCCGGGTGCACGCCAACCAGCTGACCCACGGCCCCGGGGTGCAGCTGGCGGTGGAGCTGGGCGCCGCCTCGGCCGACCACTGCACCCACCTCACGGACGAGGACGTGGCCGCGCTGGCGGGATCCTCGACGGTGGCGACGCTGCTGCCGGGGGCCGAGTTCTCCACCCGGGCGGTCTACCCGGACGCGCGCCGGCTGCTGGACGCGGGGGCGGTGGTGGCGCTGTCCACCGACTGCAACCCGGGTTCCAGCTTCACGAGTTCGATGGCGTTCTGCATCGCGGTGGCGGTGCGGGAGATGGGCATGACGCCGGACGAGGCGGTCTGGGCCGCGACGGCGGGCGGTGCGCGGGCGCTGCGGCGCACGGACGTCGGCGTGGTGCGGGTGGGGGCCCGGGCCGACCTGCAGCTGCTGGACGCGCCCTCGCCGGTGCACCTGGCCTACCGGCCGGGTGTGCCGCTGACGGCCGCGGTCTGGCGGGCGGGCGTGCGCGAGGTCTGA
- a CDS encoding prolyl oligopeptidase family serine peptidase, with product MPTDSLPRQLARTGRLAFGAPAAPAVTADGRTVLFLRSRAGDDPTGRLWALDTDTGEERLIADPAALGDTDAGLPGDGLPEAERIRRERARVVGRGITAYATDATGRTAALALSGTLLLADTATGEVRRVPTATEVHDPRPDPTGRRIAYAGGGALRVVGADGRDDRALAEPEHEEVRYGLPEHVAAESMHRHRAHWWSPDGTRLLVARVDERPLRRLHHADPADPARPPRTHRYPLAGTANAEVTLWLLDLDGSRTEVRWDRAGFEYLTAAGWDAHGPYAAVQSRDQRTVLTLAVDPADGTTRVLAERHDEHWVELLPGLPARTAAGSLVDTADHGDTRHLTVDGTPVTPPGLQLRAVLGTDGEQVLFTASDEPTETHLWSWDPAAGAVRLSHEPGTHTGVRRAGTLVHTARTPGAPTGRTTVHRPGRPAATLVSHAQTPVLTARPELLRLGPRELRAALFLPAGHRPGDGPLPVLLDPYGGPATAKVSAAPHWWDLTSQWFADQGFAVLVVDGRGTPGRGPRWEKSVFADIAAPVLADQVDALHATAALRPGLLDLDRVGIRGWSFGGFLAALAVLRRPDVFHAAVAGAAPTDHRLYDTHWKERFLGHPDEHPERYEAASLFPDAPGLRRPLLLIHGLADDNVLPAHSLRLSAALLAAGRPHEFLPLPGAGHAPADPGTAEHLLHHQLDFLRRSLGLG from the coding sequence ATGCCGACCGACTCGCTCCCCCGCCAGCTCGCCCGCACCGGACGCCTCGCCTTCGGCGCGCCCGCCGCACCCGCCGTCACCGCCGACGGCCGCACCGTGCTCTTCCTGCGCAGTCGCGCCGGCGACGACCCGACCGGACGGCTCTGGGCCCTCGACACCGACACCGGCGAGGAGCGCCTGATCGCCGACCCGGCCGCGCTCGGCGACACCGACGCCGGCCTCCCCGGCGACGGCCTCCCCGAGGCCGAACGGATCCGGCGCGAACGCGCCCGCGTCGTCGGCCGCGGCATCACCGCGTACGCCACCGACGCCACCGGCCGCACCGCCGCCCTCGCCCTGTCCGGCACCCTGCTGCTCGCCGACACCGCCACCGGCGAGGTCCGCCGGGTACCCACCGCCACCGAGGTCCACGACCCCCGCCCCGACCCCACCGGCCGCCGGATCGCCTACGCCGGCGGCGGCGCCCTGCGGGTCGTCGGGGCCGACGGCCGGGACGACCGCGCGCTCGCCGAACCCGAGCACGAGGAGGTCCGCTACGGCCTGCCCGAACACGTCGCCGCCGAGTCCATGCACCGCCACCGCGCCCACTGGTGGTCCCCCGACGGCACCCGGCTGCTGGTCGCCCGGGTCGACGAGCGCCCGCTGCGCCGCCTCCACCACGCCGACCCCGCCGACCCGGCCCGGCCGCCGCGCACGCACCGCTACCCGCTGGCCGGCACCGCCAACGCCGAGGTCACCCTCTGGCTGCTCGACCTCGACGGGTCGCGCACCGAGGTCCGCTGGGACCGGGCCGGCTTCGAGTACCTGACCGCCGCCGGCTGGGACGCCCACGGCCCCTACGCCGCCGTGCAGAGCCGCGACCAGCGCACCGTGCTCACGCTCGCGGTCGACCCGGCCGACGGCACCACCCGCGTCCTCGCCGAACGCCACGACGAGCACTGGGTCGAACTCCTCCCCGGTCTGCCCGCCCGGACCGCCGCCGGCTCCCTCGTCGACACCGCCGACCACGGCGACACCCGCCACCTCACCGTCGACGGCACCCCCGTCACCCCGCCCGGCCTCCAGTTGCGCGCCGTCCTCGGGACCGACGGCGAGCAGGTGCTGTTCACCGCCTCCGACGAACCGACCGAGACCCACCTCTGGTCGTGGGACCCGGCCGCGGGCGCCGTCCGGCTCAGCCACGAGCCCGGCACGCACACCGGCGTGCGCCGCGCCGGCACGCTCGTCCACACCGCCCGCACACCCGGCGCGCCCACCGGCCGGACCACCGTCCACCGCCCCGGCCGGCCCGCCGCGACCCTTGTCTCGCACGCACAGACGCCCGTCCTCACCGCCCGCCCCGAACTGCTCCGGCTCGGCCCGCGCGAACTGCGCGCCGCACTCTTCCTGCCCGCCGGCCACCGCCCCGGCGACGGCCCGCTGCCCGTCCTGCTCGACCCCTACGGCGGCCCCGCCACGGCCAAGGTCTCCGCCGCCCCGCACTGGTGGGACCTCACCTCCCAGTGGTTCGCCGACCAGGGCTTCGCCGTCCTGGTCGTCGACGGCCGGGGCACCCCCGGCCGCGGCCCCCGCTGGGAGAAGAGCGTCTTCGCCGACATCGCCGCCCCCGTGCTCGCCGACCAGGTCGACGCCCTGCACGCCACCGCGGCCCTGCGCCCCGGACTGCTCGACCTCGACCGGGTCGGCATCCGCGGCTGGTCCTTCGGCGGCTTCCTCGCCGCGCTCGCCGTCCTGCGCCGCCCCGACGTGTTCCACGCCGCCGTCGCCGGGGCCGCCCCCACCGACCACCGGCTCTACGACACCCACTGGAAGGAACGCTTCCTCGGCCACCCGGACGAGCACCCCGAGCGCTACGAGGCCGCCTCGCTGTTCCCCGACGCCCCCGGGCTGCGCCGACCGCTGCTGCTGATCCACGGCCTGGCCGACGACAACGTGCTGCCCGCCCACAGCCTGCGGCTCTCCGCCGCGCTGCTCGCCGCCGGCCGGCCGCACGAGTTCCTGCCGCTCCCCGGCGCGGGCCACGCACCGGCCGACCCCGGCACGGCCGAGCACCTGCTGCACCACCAGCTCGACTTCCTGCGGCGGTCGCTGGGACTCGGCTGA
- a CDS encoding response regulator transcription factor: MTCVLLAEDDPAISEPLARALRREGYEVLVREDGPSALAAGLGEEVDLVVLDLGLPEMDGLEVCRRLRADGRSCPVLVLTARADEVDTVVGLDAGADDYVTKPFRLAELLARVRALLRRGNVDQLTTGAHGVKIDIESHRAWLGEEELTLSAKEFELLRVLVRDAGRVVTREEIMRQVWDTTWWTSTKTLDMHISWLRKKLGDDAANPRYIATVRGVGFRFEKN; this comes from the coding sequence ATGACCTGTGTGCTGCTCGCCGAGGACGACCCCGCGATCTCCGAACCGCTCGCCCGGGCGCTGCGCCGTGAGGGGTACGAGGTGCTCGTCCGTGAGGACGGCCCGTCCGCACTGGCCGCCGGGCTCGGCGAGGAGGTCGACCTCGTCGTGCTCGACCTCGGCCTGCCCGAGATGGACGGCCTCGAGGTGTGCCGCCGGCTGCGCGCGGACGGCCGCAGCTGCCCCGTCCTGGTGCTCACCGCCCGCGCCGACGAGGTCGACACGGTGGTCGGCCTGGACGCCGGCGCCGACGACTACGTCACCAAGCCGTTCCGGCTCGCCGAACTGCTCGCCCGGGTCCGGGCCCTGCTCCGGCGCGGCAACGTCGACCAGCTCACCACCGGCGCGCACGGCGTCAAGATCGACATCGAGTCGCACCGCGCCTGGCTCGGCGAGGAGGAGCTCACCCTCTCCGCCAAGGAGTTCGAGCTGCTCCGGGTGCTGGTCCGGGACGCCGGCCGGGTGGTCACCCGCGAGGAGATCATGCGGCAGGTCTGGGACACCACCTGGTGGACCTCCACCAAGACCCTGGACATGCACATCTCCTGGCTGCGCAAGAAGCTCGGCGACGATGCCGCCAACCCCCGCTACATCGCCACCGTGCGCGGAGTGGGCTTCCGGTTCGAGAAGAATTAG